In Rissa tridactyla isolate bRisTri1 chromosome 8, bRisTri1.patW.cur.20221130, whole genome shotgun sequence, one genomic interval encodes:
- the EPHX4 gene encoding epoxide hydrolase 4: protein MARPGAACPPPARRVMVAARALLFWALVYSYCGVCACIAGLRLLWSIGRRPGETFRWVVRENPPACLNDPSLGTHCYVRIKDSGLRFHYVAAGERGKPLMLLLHGFPEFWYSWRHQLREFKSEYRVVALDLRGYGETDAPSHKENYKLDCLITDIKDILESLGYNKCVLIGHDWGGMIAWLVAICYPEMVTKLIVVNFPHPSVFTEYILRHPSQLIKSGYYFFFQMPWFPEFMFTVNDFKVLKSLFTSQATGIGRKGCRLTAEDIEAYLYVFSQPGALTGPINHYRSIFGCLPLQHHEVIMPTLLLWGERDAFMEVEMAEMTRIYVKNHFRLTILSEASHWLQQDQPDIVNKLIWTFLKEEMARKRE, encoded by the exons atGGCGAGACCCGGCGCTGcgtgcccgccgcccgcccgccgggtGATGGTGGCCGCCCGGGCGCTGCTGTTCTGGGCGCTGGTGTACAGCTACTGCGGGGTGTGCGCCTGCATCGCCGGGCTGCGGCTGCTCTGGAGCATCGGCCGGCGGCCGGGCGAGACCTTCCGCTGGGTGGTGCGGGAGAACCCCCCCGCCTGCCTCAACGacccctccctgggcacccacTGCTACGTCCGGATCAAG GATTCAGGCTTAAGATTCCACTATGTGGCTGCCGGAGAAAGGGGTAAACCACTCATGCTGCTGCTTCATGGCTTTCCAGAATTCTG GTATTCTTGGCGCCATCAGTTGCGGGAATTTAAAAGTGAATATCGAGTGGTGGCCCTGGATTTGAGAGGTTATGGAGAAACAGATGCTCCTTctcacaaagaaaattacaagttAGATTGCCTGATAACAGATATAAAGGATATTTTGGAATCTCTAG GATACAACAAGTGTGTGTTGATTGGCCATGACTGGGGAGGAATGATCGCTTGGTTAGTGGCTATATGTTACCCTGAAATGGTGACTAAGCTGATTGTGGTTAATTTCCCTCATCCATCTGTGTTTACAG aatacATTCTACGACATCCATCACAATTGATTAAATCTGGTTActacttctttttccaaatgCCATGGTTTCCTGAATTCATGTTTACAGTAAATGATTTCAAG gtTCTGAAAAGTTTATTTACTAGCCAGGCCACTGGAATTGGAAGGAAAGGCTGCAGATTAACAGCAGAGGATATTGAAGCTTATCTTTATGTCTTTTCACAACCTGGAGCATTAACTGGACCCATTAACCATTACAGAAGTATTTTCGG ctgcctACCTCTGCAGCACCATGAAGTCATCATGCCAACCCTGCTGTTATGGGGAGAAAGAGATGCATTTATGGAAGTTGAGATGGCAGAAATGACACGGATTTATGTTAAAAATCATTTCAGATTAACTATTTTGTCTGAAGCCAGTCATTGGCTCCAGCAGGATCAACCTGACATAGTGAACAAGTTGATATGGACCTTTCTAAAGGAGGAGATGGCAAGAAAAAGAGAGTGA